A window of Candidatus Hydrogenedentota bacterium contains these coding sequences:
- the pseB gene encoding UDP-N-acetylglucosamine 4,6-dehydratase (inverting) — MVWRDSTVLITGGTGSFGKAFAKLLLAEHNPRKVIIYSRDELKQHEMSHGPGFDDPRIRYFIGDVRDRERLYRATDGVDIIVHAAAMKQVPACEYNPLEAVKTNIDGAKNIIDVAIDNGVKRVVALSTDKAVNPVNLYGATKLVAEKLFVQGNSYASGGGTKFSCTRYGNVVGSRGSVIPLFLQQRAEGELTITDERMTRFWLTLDRGARFVIECGGRMQGGEVFVPKIPSMRLVDLAEAVAPGCKRRVVGIRPGEKLHEMLVSSDESYHTCEHEDMYVIEPVMPWWRNELPQQGKPMEPGSKFSSDENSEWLSVESLRQIIEVNRTIDAE; from the coding sequence ATGGTTTGGCGCGACAGCACGGTCCTAATCACCGGCGGGACGGGTTCATTCGGAAAGGCATTTGCCAAGCTATTACTTGCAGAACACAATCCGCGCAAGGTGATCATCTACAGCCGGGATGAATTGAAGCAGCACGAAATGTCTCATGGCCCCGGTTTTGACGACCCGCGGATAAGGTACTTCATCGGAGACGTACGCGATCGGGAGCGGCTCTATCGCGCGACGGACGGAGTAGACATCATCGTGCACGCGGCGGCCATGAAGCAGGTGCCTGCGTGCGAATACAATCCGCTCGAAGCCGTGAAGACCAATATCGACGGGGCCAAGAACATCATTGATGTCGCCATCGACAATGGCGTGAAACGCGTGGTCGCGCTTAGTACGGACAAGGCGGTGAACCCGGTGAACCTGTACGGGGCCACGAAACTCGTGGCGGAAAAGCTGTTCGTGCAGGGGAACTCCTATGCGAGCGGCGGCGGCACGAAGTTCAGTTGTACGCGCTATGGCAATGTGGTGGGCAGTCGCGGCAGTGTGATTCCCTTGTTTCTACAGCAGCGCGCCGAAGGGGAATTAACGATTACCGATGAACGGATGACGCGCTTCTGGCTGACGCTGGATCGAGGGGCGCGGTTTGTGATCGAATGCGGCGGGCGCATGCAGGGAGGTGAAGTCTTTGTGCCCAAGATTCCAAGCATGCGACTGGTCGATTTGGCGGAAGCTGTCGCGCCAGGATGCAAGAGGCGTGTGGTCGGCATTCGCCCCGGGGAAAAGCTTCACGAGATGCTCGTGTCAAGTGACGAGTCGTATCACACCTGTGAGCACGAAGACATGTACGTGATTGAACCGGTTATGCCGTGGTGGAGAAACGAATTGCCACAGCAGGGGAAACCCATGGAACCCGGTTCAAAATTCTCCAGCGACGAAAACTCCGAATGGCTGTCTGTCGAATCGCTGCGTCAGATCATTGAAGTTAACAGAACGATAGACGCTGAGTGA
- a CDS encoding ketoacyl-ACP synthase III, translating into MIRARVVGTGHFLPEKVLTNFDLEKITDTSDEWIRQRTGIHQRHVVAPGEGASDLGIQAGRRALEDAGMSASDIDLVICCTTTADYIFPATACVVQNALGMATTPSFDINAACSGFMYGLATSDSFIRSGMYKNILLIGTEVASNRMNFQKRDTAVLFGDGAGAMVLSASKGDRGVLTTHLWSDGSGREILWFPAGGSKTPITRENIDTDVNTINMKGKELFKRAVVEFVAAVQVALEAANVSIDQIDLFIPHQANQRIISAVGERLGLPEEKVFSNIDKVANCTAGSIPLAFDQAVKQGLLKEGALVLLSSFGAGLTWASAVVRL; encoded by the coding sequence ATGATCCGAGCACGCGTGGTTGGCACCGGCCATTTTTTGCCAGAGAAGGTGCTGACCAATTTCGACCTTGAGAAGATAACAGATACGTCCGACGAGTGGATCCGCCAGCGCACGGGGATCCATCAGCGGCATGTCGTAGCGCCCGGAGAGGGCGCATCGGACCTCGGCATCCAGGCCGGACGACGAGCGCTTGAGGATGCCGGCATGTCTGCCTCCGACATCGACTTGGTGATTTGCTGCACCACGACGGCCGACTACATTTTCCCTGCAACTGCATGCGTTGTTCAGAATGCTCTGGGAATGGCGACAACACCCTCATTCGACATCAACGCGGCGTGTTCGGGGTTCATGTACGGGCTAGCCACCTCGGATTCGTTCATTCGCTCGGGCATGTATAAGAACATCCTGCTTATTGGCACGGAAGTGGCCTCCAACCGCATGAATTTCCAAAAGCGCGACACAGCCGTATTGTTCGGCGACGGCGCGGGCGCGATGGTATTGAGCGCGTCCAAAGGGGACCGCGGAGTATTGACCACCCATCTTTGGTCGGACGGGTCCGGGCGAGAAATTCTGTGGTTTCCAGCGGGCGGCTCCAAGACGCCAATCACCCGCGAGAATATCGATACCGACGTGAATACGATCAACATGAAAGGCAAGGAGCTTTTCAAGCGAGCGGTCGTGGAATTTGTCGCGGCCGTCCAGGTGGCGCTGGAAGCCGCCAATGTGAGTATCGACCAAATCGATCTCTTCATACCGCATCAGGCGAATCAGCGAATCATCTCTGCGGTTGGCGAACGTCTCGGCCTCCCCGAGGAGAAGGTCTTCAGCAACATCGACAAAGTCGCCAATTGCACCGCGGGATCGATTCCGCTTGCATTCGACCAGGCCGTCAAGCAAGGCCTGCTTAAGGAAGGCGCGCTGGTTCTGCTTTCATCCTTTGGCGCCGGATTGACGTGGGCCTCCGCCGTCGTGCGGCTGTAG
- a CDS encoding glycosyltransferase, whose protein sequence is MPRLSVVMIVKNESHCLADCLESAQSIADEIVIADTGSTDDTVSIAKRFGARTDRIEWQDDFAAARNHSIDMATGDWLLHLDADEVVDAAGAQRIRELVDRDGEGADAIEVTLANYCNEMRAWRWVAATPGDPMARGFSGYIAAPLLRLFRNHRGYRYREPVHENITESVMELGGCIRAEPILIHHYGYAERNDAKARLYLAIAREKIARRPNDPKAWHDLAEQLLALGETEEAADAARHALQIDSNHLAASTTLATIHLNAGHLEEARNVLEPIASLGTAPSHVFTALAAIACKQGRIEDARLLIESAIARDARSIMGLLYRARILDVQGEALEAKKDLCTASALAPSMEEVQHRLRAHARRIDAERKHAQGDLMGALATYVEALKLDSEDPLIHAGIGRVSNSLGKVESAQRCFERARALCPAVISQEST, encoded by the coding sequence ATGCCGCGTCTCAGCGTCGTCATGATCGTCAAGAACGAGTCGCATTGCCTTGCCGATTGCCTGGAGAGCGCGCAGAGCATTGCCGATGAGATCGTCATCGCCGACACCGGCTCAACAGACGATACGGTCTCCATAGCGAAACGCTTTGGCGCGCGCACAGACCGCATCGAATGGCAAGACGACTTTGCAGCGGCTCGAAACCACTCTATCGACATGGCGACCGGTGATTGGCTCCTGCACCTTGACGCCGATGAAGTAGTTGATGCGGCGGGAGCGCAGCGCATTCGCGAATTGGTCGACCGGGACGGTGAGGGCGCGGATGCCATCGAAGTCACGCTGGCGAACTACTGCAATGAAATGCGTGCGTGGCGCTGGGTCGCCGCGACACCGGGCGATCCGATGGCGCGCGGGTTTTCGGGCTACATCGCCGCGCCGCTTTTGCGCTTGTTCCGCAACCATCGCGGATACCGCTATCGCGAGCCGGTGCACGAGAACATCACCGAGAGCGTAATGGAATTGGGCGGTTGCATCCGCGCCGAACCCATTCTGATTCATCATTATGGTTACGCCGAGCGCAACGATGCCAAGGCCCGCCTCTACCTCGCCATCGCGCGTGAGAAAATCGCACGGCGTCCCAACGATCCCAAAGCATGGCACGACCTCGCGGAGCAATTGTTGGCGTTGGGTGAAACAGAAGAAGCCGCCGATGCCGCGCGGCACGCACTGCAAATTGACTCGAATCACCTGGCCGCGTCAACAACGCTTGCGACTATTCACCTCAATGCGGGTCATCTCGAAGAAGCACGGAATGTGCTTGAACCGATTGCCAGCCTCGGCACAGCGCCTTCTCACGTGTTTACGGCGCTTGCAGCCATCGCGTGTAAGCAAGGCCGCATTGAAGACGCTCGCCTGCTGATTGAGTCGGCAATCGCACGCGACGCGCGCTCCATCATGGGACTCCTGTACCGGGCGCGGATACTTGATGTTCAAGGTGAGGCGCTTGAAGCTAAGAAGGACCTTTGTACAGCATCGGCGCTCGCCCCATCGATGGAAGAAGTACAGCATCGTCTGCGCGCACACGCGCGACGAATCGATGCGGAACGCAAGCACGCACAGGGAGATTTGATGGGGGCGCTGGCCACGTACGTGGAAGCGCTTAAACTCGACTCCGAGGATCCCTTGATCCATGCGGGCATTGGCCGCGTTTCAAACAGCCTCGGCAAAGTAGAATCTGCCCAGCGTTGTTTTGAGCGCGCGCGCGCCCTATGCCCCGCGGTGATTTCCCAAGAGTCTACGTGA
- a CDS encoding ThuA domain-containing protein — protein MTIETENTAPIRVALVTGGHPFDVPALHNLFRSLTRVDFYPQHMEDFAADVGSVRDTYDVVVFYHMLKETPTGDETWYAQPIKAAVESLGDTPQGLLLLHHAIVAYPEWEVWRNLSGLDPRTFQGYSIGEDVPVRVASSGHPILHGLEDWVMQDETYAMDDPLDAEDVLLTTSHPKSMKVLAWTRRHRRAPVCCIQPGHGGHAFGHPAFRRLVGQTIDWLAMQSRIEREVDRNA, from the coding sequence ATGACCATCGAAACTGAAAACACCGCGCCGATTCGAGTCGCTTTGGTAACAGGCGGTCATCCATTTGACGTGCCCGCTTTGCACAATCTGTTTCGCAGCCTCACGCGCGTTGATTTCTATCCCCAGCATATGGAGGATTTTGCGGCGGACGTGGGAAGCGTACGCGACACATATGATGTAGTTGTCTTCTATCACATGCTCAAAGAGACGCCGACCGGCGACGAAACATGGTACGCGCAACCTATAAAGGCGGCGGTGGAATCATTAGGCGACACTCCGCAAGGTTTGTTGTTGCTCCATCACGCCATTGTCGCGTACCCGGAATGGGAAGTCTGGCGCAATCTCAGTGGCCTCGATCCCAGGACTTTTCAGGGTTACAGCATCGGGGAGGATGTCCCGGTTCGTGTTGCTTCCTCCGGTCATCCGATACTGCATGGTCTTGAAGATTGGGTGATGCAGGACGAGACCTATGCCATGGATGATCCGCTCGATGCGGAGGACGTCCTTTTGACAACGAGTCATCCGAAGAGTATGAAGGTGCTCGCGTGGACGCGCCGGCACCGGCGCGCTCCCGTTTGTTGTATCCAGCCCGGGCACGGTGGCCATGCGTTCGGCCATCCTGCTTTTCGCCGTCTCGTGGGGCAAACCATTGACTGGCTCGCGATGCAGAGCCGCATAGAAAGGGAAGTAGACCGCAATGCCTGA
- a CDS encoding PIG-L family deacetylase translates to MPDNAVLAIASHPDDIELMMGGTFALLGKAGFELHYMNIANGSMGTDRETRDSIIARRTAESRAAAEMFGATFHEPLVDDLDVYYDRVLPRKVGAVIREVKPRIMLVQSPQDYMEDHTNACRLAVSAAFFRGMFNYVTDPPRSPWGGQMTIYHALPWGLRDPLRRVVRAGLYVNVESVLKLKRDALACHLSQKTWLDVSQGMDSYLIAMEEMAEKVGKMSKVFTHAEGWRRHVHMGFCGEHDDPLRDALGSLAHVCEEYEAELNGPLA, encoded by the coding sequence ATGCCTGACAACGCCGTGCTCGCCATCGCCTCGCATCCCGACGATATCGAATTGATGATGGGGGGCACTTTTGCCTTGCTTGGCAAGGCCGGTTTTGAGCTCCATTACATGAACATCGCGAACGGCTCAATGGGCACCGACAGGGAAACCCGCGATTCCATCATTGCGCGGCGTACTGCTGAATCACGCGCCGCGGCAGAGATGTTTGGCGCAACGTTCCACGAACCCTTGGTTGACGATCTCGACGTTTATTACGACCGGGTGCTCCCGCGCAAAGTCGGCGCGGTCATACGCGAGGTCAAGCCACGCATCATGCTTGTTCAGTCACCCCAGGATTACATGGAAGACCACACAAATGCGTGTCGATTGGCGGTTTCTGCGGCGTTTTTCCGGGGCATGTTCAACTACGTTACCGACCCGCCGCGCAGCCCGTGGGGCGGCCAGATGACGATCTACCATGCATTGCCGTGGGGTTTGCGCGATCCGTTGCGAAGGGTGGTCCGCGCGGGACTGTACGTAAACGTCGAGTCGGTGTTGAAGCTGAAGCGCGACGCGTTGGCGTGCCACCTGAGCCAGAAGACATGGCTTGACGTGAGCCAAGGGATGGATAGCTACCTGATCGCCATGGAAGAGATGGCAGAGAAGGTGGGCAAGATGTCCAAAGTCTTCACACACGCGGAAGGCTGGAGGCGTCACGTTCATATGGGCTTCTGCGGAGAGCACGACGATCCGCTTCGTGATGCGCTAGGCAGTCTAGCGCACGTCTGCGAGGAATACGAAGCGGAGTTAAACGGTCCGCTAGCCTGA
- a CDS encoding methylated-DNA--[protein]-cysteine S-methyltransferase codes for MAEPTNFLYEHAWGPVYGWFSVKGLYRLELPRQDTPVERRSILHSSVNDGRVWRLNAALERYFSGQHETFGDIALDIDDATPFQREVWETARTIGWGQTATYGSLAEAMGKPKSSSRAVGHALGQNRIAILIPCHRFLASNGNLVGFAAGLEWKQELIRLEGGLLA; via the coding sequence ATGGCTGAACCGACCAATTTCTTGTACGAGCACGCCTGGGGACCCGTCTACGGATGGTTCTCCGTGAAAGGCCTCTACCGGCTCGAATTGCCCCGGCAGGACACCCCCGTGGAACGGCGCAGCATTCTCCATTCTTCCGTCAATGACGGTCGCGTCTGGAGACTTAATGCGGCCCTGGAGAGGTACTTTTCCGGGCAACACGAGACATTTGGCGACATTGCTCTAGACATCGATGACGCGACACCCTTCCAGCGCGAAGTATGGGAGACGGCAAGAACCATAGGCTGGGGGCAGACAGCGACCTACGGCAGCTTGGCGGAGGCCATGGGAAAACCCAAGAGCTCTTCTCGCGCCGTCGGGCACGCCCTCGGTCAAAACCGCATCGCGATACTTATCCCCTGCCACCGCTTCCTCGCGTCCAACGGCAACCTGGTCGGCTTTGCGGCAGGCTTGGAGTGGAAGCAGGAACTCATCCGGCTCGAAGGCGGCCTGCTGGCTTAG
- the mdh gene encoding malate dehydrogenase — MPRGSRFKIACIGAGNVGSTAAQYCLDMELGDVILTDVVEGMPQGKALDLLQAGPVRRYSCDVTGTNDYKDIAGVDVCVVTAGLPRKPGMSRLDLLEKNGRIMCSVCEGIRKYARESVVIIVTNPLDVMCYLAYKLLDFPPNRVLGMAGVLDSARMRAFVSQELNVSMESVDTMVLGSHGDDMVPLPEFTTVSGIPITQLMPADRVEAIMQRTRKGGGEIVSLLKTGSAYYAPGASAARMVESVLRDEGQILPCAAYLQGKYGLTDVYAGVPCRLGKDGVEDIIELKLTQEQLAALHKSAQEVRTGIDELKQVGIL; from the coding sequence ATGCCTAGAGGTAGTCGTTTTAAGATCGCGTGTATTGGTGCTGGCAACGTGGGCTCCACGGCCGCGCAGTACTGCCTGGATATGGAATTGGGTGACGTAATCCTAACGGACGTGGTCGAGGGGATGCCACAAGGCAAGGCTCTCGACCTTCTGCAAGCGGGTCCTGTACGCCGCTACAGTTGCGACGTGACCGGCACCAACGATTACAAGGATATCGCCGGTGTCGATGTCTGCGTGGTGACTGCGGGTCTGCCCCGCAAGCCGGGCATGAGCCGTCTCGATCTCTTGGAGAAGAACGGGCGCATCATGTGCAGCGTGTGTGAAGGTATCCGAAAGTATGCGCGGGAGAGCGTGGTGATCATCGTGACAAACCCGCTCGATGTGATGTGTTATCTCGCGTACAAGTTGCTCGATTTCCCGCCGAACCGCGTGCTTGGCATGGCGGGTGTGCTGGACAGCGCCCGGATGCGCGCATTCGTGTCGCAAGAGCTCAATGTCAGCATGGAGAGCGTTGACACGATGGTTCTGGGATCGCATGGCGACGACATGGTGCCGCTGCCCGAATTTACAACCGTCTCCGGAATTCCCATTACGCAGCTCATGCCCGCCGACCGTGTTGAAGCCATTATGCAGCGGACTCGCAAGGGCGGAGGCGAGATCGTCTCTCTGTTGAAAACCGGAAGTGCTTACTACGCGCCGGGCGCGAGCGCCGCTCGTATGGTGGAGAGCGTGTTGCGCGACGAAGGACAGATATTGCCGTGCGCGGCATATCTGCAGGGCAAGTATGGACTCACGGATGTCTACGCCGGTGTGCCGTGCCGTCTGGGTAAGGACGGTGTAGAAGACATCATCGAGCTCAAGCTCACTCAAGAACAGTTGGCCGCGCTTCACAAGTCCGCCCAGGAAGTGCGAACGGGCATTGACGAGTTGAAGCAGGTCGGGATTCTCTAA
- a CDS encoding BON domain-containing protein: MRNSNAVRFKLLVVLMVCAVSYAQQAQVPEPVEDATITGRIEGLFLLNEHLSPFNINTTTSKGVVTLTGSVADDIQKELASDLAKSVEGVKEVVNNITVVGTVVSERSQRSWRERVDDSTLTATIRTRLLYNKELKGLKIGVRCEGGTVTLYGVVGNELEKQHIEDVVRETKGVTSVRNELTVQPKEKTDIVTDVARTASDEWVEKRVQAALLVNKYISVRDLNVKVRNGLCILTGIVDSPKQKELAGSLAMSILGVTGVQNDITLYEPPALSPAAPAPATPSATTN, translated from the coding sequence ATGCGAAACTCGAACGCAGTTCGATTCAAGCTGCTTGTTGTATTGATGGTGTGTGCCGTGTCGTACGCTCAACAGGCTCAAGTTCCCGAGCCTGTCGAAGATGCAACCATAACGGGACGAATTGAAGGTCTGTTCCTGCTCAACGAGCACTTGAGTCCCTTCAATATCAATACCACCACGTCAAAAGGGGTCGTAACCCTTACCGGCAGCGTTGCCGATGACATCCAGAAGGAACTTGCCAGCGACCTTGCGAAGTCGGTCGAGGGAGTCAAAGAGGTCGTCAACAACATAACCGTCGTCGGAACCGTGGTGTCGGAGCGTTCTCAACGCTCGTGGCGCGAACGCGTCGATGACAGCACCCTGACGGCGACGATTCGCACGCGCTTGCTCTACAACAAGGAATTGAAGGGGCTAAAGATCGGTGTGCGCTGCGAGGGCGGAACGGTGACGTTGTACGGCGTCGTCGGAAATGAGCTGGAGAAGCAGCACATTGAGGACGTTGTTCGAGAGACCAAAGGTGTCACGAGCGTTAGAAACGAACTCACGGTACAGCCGAAAGAAAAGACGGACATCGTGACGGACGTTGCGCGGACCGCGTCCGACGAGTGGGTTGAGAAGCGCGTTCAGGCGGCTCTTCTCGTGAACAAGTACATCAGCGTGCGTGACCTCAACGTGAAGGTCCGAAACGGGCTCTGCATTCTCACGGGGATTGTGGATTCGCCGAAACAGAAGGAACTGGCCGGCAGTCTGGCCATGAGTATCCTCGGCGTAACCGGCGTTCAGAACGATATCACGCTTTATGAGCCGCCGGCTTTGAGTCCCGCTGCTCCGGCTCCTGCTACTCCTTCGGCAACTACGAATTAG
- a CDS encoding DNA-3-methyladenine glycosylase I produces MEKRCEWARGDEYIRYHDKEWGVPVHDDRLLFEFLILEGAQAGLSWSTILNKRAGYRELFDGFAPERVARFDAAKIALLLQDARIVRNRAKVEAAVANAKAFLAVQKEFGSFDAYVWDFVGGAPRINAWHALKEVPARTPESDALSKDLKKRGFKFVGSTICYAFMQAVGMVNDHLIHCFRHKELGGRKTKK; encoded by the coding sequence ATGGAAAAGCGCTGTGAGTGGGCTCGTGGTGACGAGTATATCCGCTATCATGACAAAGAGTGGGGAGTGCCGGTTCATGACGATCGACTGCTGTTCGAGTTCCTCATTCTTGAAGGTGCGCAAGCAGGTCTAAGCTGGTCAACGATATTGAACAAACGAGCCGGGTACCGGGAACTCTTTGATGGTTTTGCTCCAGAGAGAGTGGCCCGATTCGATGCAGCGAAGATCGCACTCCTGCTGCAAGATGCCCGCATCGTGCGCAATCGCGCGAAGGTGGAGGCCGCTGTGGCCAATGCCAAGGCATTCCTGGCCGTGCAGAAGGAATTTGGCTCCTTCGACGCTTACGTTTGGGATTTCGTTGGCGGCGCGCCCAGAATTAACGCGTGGCACGCGCTCAAGGAAGTGCCCGCGCGCACTCCCGAATCCGATGCCCTCAGCAAGGACTTGAAGAAAAGGGGATTCAAGTTTGTCGGATCCACCATCTGCTATGCCTTCATGCAGGCGGTTGGGATGGTCAACGACCATCTGATCCACTGCTTCCGCCACAAGGAATTGGGTGGACGCAAGACGAAAAAGTAA